The genomic region CCACCGAGATGGCCGTGCCCTGGGAGGCGCTCGCCACCGCGATGAGCATCATCCCGGGCGCGATGTAGTCGAGGTAGGCGGCGCGGTTGGCGGCGCCGTCGGCTCCCGCGCCCATGGCTCCGCCGAACACGTACACGAACAGCAGGAGGAAGAGGATCGGCATGCCGGCCAGGAGCACCGTCATGGACGGGTAGCGCAGCAGGTGGCGCAGCTGGCGGGCCACCATCGTGCCCGAGTCGCCGAGCGCGTGGGTGAGGGCGGTCATCGGTTCACCTTCTGTCGGTTGTCGTCGGCGCCGCGGTGACCCGTGAGCGCGAGGAAGACGTCGTCGAGGGCCGGGGTCTCCACCGACAGCTCCTCGGGGGTGATCGAGGCGCTGTCGAGGCGGTCCAGGAGGTCGCGCAGCGAGGCGACCCCTCCCCCGGGGACCCGGAGGGCCAGGGCGTCGGTGTCGGCCTCGCCGCCCAGCGCCCGGGCCGCCGACTCCAGCTCGTCGGCCTCGTTGAAGCGCAGGCGCACGTGGCCGCCGGGGATCCGGCGCTTGAGCTCGGCGGCCGTCCCCTGCGCCACGATCCGGCCGTGGTCGAGCACCGCGATCCGGTCGGCGAGCTGGTCGGCCTCCTCCAGGTACTGCGTGGTGAGGAAGACCGTGACGCCGTCCGCGACGAGGTCGCGGACGATCTGCCACATGTCCCGGCGGCTGCGCGGGTCCAGGCCGGTGGTCGGCTCGTCGAGGAAGATCAGGCGGGGCTCGCCCACCAGGGTCATCGCCAGGTCGAGCCGGCGGCGCATACCCCCGGAGTAGGTGGAGGCGGGCTTCCTCGCGGCGTCGGCCAGGTCGAAGTACTCCAGGAGCTCGGTGGCGCGGCTCCGCCCGCGGGCCCGGCCCAGGCGGTTGAGCCTGGCCATGAGCATCAGGTTCTCCCGCCCGGTGAGCAGGCCGTCCACCGCGGAGTACTGGCCGGTGACGCCGATCGCGGCGCGCACCGCGTCGGGCTCGGTGGCCACGTCGTGTCCCAGGACCCGGGCCCGGCCGCAGTCGGCACCGATGAGCGTGGACAGGATCTTGACGATGGTGGTCTTGCCGGCGCCGTTGGGTCCCAGCAGCGAGAAGACCGTTCCGGCGGGGATCTCCAGGTCGACGCCGTCCAGGACGACGTGGTCGCCGTAGGACTTGCGCAGCCCGGTGACCGTGACGGCCATGGGGGGCGTGGGCTGTGTCATGTTCTGTCTCGATTCTCTCTGGTGGGCGGCACTTCGGAGAGCGCGCCGGACGGGCAGAGCCCGACGGCGCGGCGGGCGGCCTCGGCCGCGGCGCCCTCCGGCGCGGCGTCCAGCGTCAGGACCCTGCCGTCCCCGGTGTCCTGGTCGAACACCTCCGGAGCGGTCAGCGCGCACATTCCGGCGCCGATGCAGCGCGACCGGTCCACACCGATGCGCATCGGTCACACGTCCCAGGTGACGGGGAGGCTCTTCACCCCGTGGATGTCGGCGGCCTCCGGGCGCACCTCGACCTCGTCGGCGGGCACAGCCAGGCGCAGGGTGGGGAAGCGGTCGAACAGCGCGGGAAGGGCGACCCGCAGCTCGACCCGGGCCAGCTGCTGGCCCAGGCACTGGTGGATGCCGTGGCTGAAGGCCAGGTGTCCGCCGTTCCGCCGCCGGAGGTCGAGCGCGTCGGGTTCGGGGAAGTGCTCGGGGTCGCGGTTGGCGGTGCTGAGCGACAGGACGATCGGATCCCCCGCCCCGATGGTCACGCCGCCCAGCTCGACGTCCTCCAACGCCGTTCTGTAGAACTTCGCGCCGACGCTCAGGTACCGCAGCAGTTCCTCCACGGCGCCGTCGACGAGCCCGGGGTCGGCGCGCAGGGCGGCGAGTTGCGCCGGGTTCTCCAGCAGCGCGAAGGTGCCCAGCGCGAGCATGTTCGCGGTGGTGTCGAAGCCGGCCGTGAGGAGGATCAGGGCCATGCCCTTCAGCTCCTCGTCGGTGAGGTCGCCGTCGGTGAGGTCGCTGAGGATGTCGTCGGTGGGGTTCGCGCGCTTGGCGGCCACCAGCTCCGCGAGGTAGGCCTGGACACCGGTGTAGGCCTCGGTCAGGACCTCGTCGCTCACCTCTCCGCCGAGGAAGGTGTCGATCCGGTCCTGGAAGAAGTCCCGGTCCTCGTACGGCACCCCGAGCAGTTCGCAGATCACGATGGCGGGGATGGGCTTGGCGAACGCGGTCACCAGGTCCGTGGGCGGCCCGGCCTGCTCCATGGCGTCCAGGCGGTCCGCGGTGATCCGCTCGACGCGCTCGGCGAGCTGCCGCATCCGCCGCACGGTGAACTTGCCCACCAGCGGCTTCCGATAGCGGCCGTGCTGCGGCTCGTCCATGAGGAGGAACTCCCCGGGCGGGGCCGGAGGGACCTGGATGTCCCCGTAGTCGATGGTCGGGTGGTGGCGCATGAACTCCTTGCGGGAGCTGAACCGGGTGTCGGCCAGGACCGACCTGACCAGGTCGTAGCCGGTGACCACCCAGCCGGGCTTGCCGTTCGCGAAGGTGAAGCGGCTGATGGGGCTGTGCCGGCGGGCGTCCGCCAGCTCCGGCGGCGGGTCGAAGGGACAGCCGGGCCGGCGCTCCGTCGGCATCGTCGTGAGGGTGTGGACGGGTTCGCTCATGGTTCCTCGTCTCGGGATGGTGTGCTCGGTGCGGCGGTGCGTCCGGTCAGGAGCGGCGGACCAGGATGTCGCCCCAGACGCTGCGGGCCCGGACCTCGACGGTCCGCTCGGTGGGGGCGGGGGCGTCGGAGGCCTCCAGGGCGCTGCGCACGACGCCCTTCTTGGACACCGCGTCCAGCCAGGCGGCGGTGCCCTCGCGGACGCCGATCTCCAACTCGCCGTAGGAGGTCTCCACGTCGACGCTGCCGGCCTCCACCTGGCCGAGCCGGATGCCGCCGTGGGTGGTGCGGGCGGTGACGGAACCCCCGACGCGGTCGGCGGTGACGTCACCGTGCGCGGAGTTGGCCCGCAGGTCCCCGGCGACCGTGCCGAGGGTGAGCGCTCCGCCGGTGGACTTGACCACGGCCGAGCCGTCGATCTCCTCGGCCCGGACCCAGCCGTGGCCCGTGGTGAGCTCGGCGTTGCCGGAGACGGCGTCGACGGTGATGTTGCCGTTGGGGACGGAGATCTCGGCCGCGCCCAGGCGCCCCTCGCAGCGGATGCCGCCGAAGCCGCAGGTGGCGCGGACGCGTGAGCCCGCGGGCAGTTCGACGGTGATGTCGACCATGCCCTTGCGCCCGATCACGCGGCCCAGCCCCGAGGGCTGCGGGTCGCGGACTTCGAGGCGCCCGCCGGCGAAGTCGACCTCGACCTGCTCGGCGGCCCGGACGTCGACGTCCTTGTGTTCGGCGCGCGGACGGACCTCGACGGTGGTCTCGGTGCCGCCGCCGGCGGTGATCTGGAGGTTTCCGGCGACCACGGTCAGGTCGGCGGTGATGGGCTCGGGGGTGTCGAAAGTTGGCATGGCTGTCTCCCGGGAGTGGCGTTGGCGGGCGTCTCCGCTGGTGGGAGACGTGTGGTGGAAGTGGTGTGGTGGAAGCCGTGTGGCAGCGGGCGGGTGTCGGCCGGTGGGGCCCTGGTCAGCGGACCCAGCCGGTGTAGCCCCGGCCGACCTGGCGCGCCCGGGTCTCGGGCCTGCGCCGACCCGTGTCGAGCGAGGTCGCGACGGCGCGCACGAGCCAGGCGTTGACCGACAGCCCCTCGGCGCGGGCCGCCTCCTCCACGAGCGGCTTGAGGCGGTCGGGCATCCGCAGGGTGATCCGCGACGTGCCGCCCTCCTCGGCGTCGGCCCGGAGCTGCGCGGCGAGCGCCCGCCGGTCGTCGCCGGCGTCGCCCTCGTGGGCCGGTGCCGTCGGCCCGCCCTCGGTGACGTCGTCGAAGTCGGGTGACGTCACGATGAAGTCGGTCTGACGTCCGCGCAGCCGCACCTCGACCGAGCCGGGCGCGAGGTCCCGCGTGATCTCGTCCGCTGCCGCGGAGAGCGTGTCCAGCAAGGTCAGGCGCGCGGCCGGTTCGAGGGCGGCCGTGAGGCGCTCGGCGATGACCCGGGTGTCCTCGTCCCCGGCTTCGGCGGCCACCAGCAACTGGCGGCGGAGTTCGTCGACATACGGCATCAGATCCATGACGTCATGATGGCGTCAGACGTGATGTCATGTCAAGCGATCCGACACCAAAGGCGGCACCACCCTGCCCGCAGGACCCTCGCACCAGGCCATGGGCACGAAAAATCACGGTTCCATGACAGAAGGTGACGACACCGGACACGCCGGTGCCGCGCCGGAAGCGGTGCCCCCGCGCGGCGCGACCGGTCCGTCAGTCCTCCACCGGCGCCAGGCCCCGGACGACCTCCAGGGCCTCCTTCACGTGCTTGTCGATGACCGTCATCGAGTTGAAGACGTGGCGCACGGTCCCCTGCCGGTCGATCACGTAGGTGACCCGGCCGGGGAGCAGCCCGAGCACCGACGGAACGCCGTAGCGCTTGCGCACCGCGCCGCCCTCGTCGCTGAGCAGGGTGAACGGCAGACCGTGCCGGCCCGCGAAGGCGGCGTGCCGGTCCACCGAGTCGGAACTGATCCCGATCACCTCGGCACCCGCCTCGGCGAACACCTCGTGGCTGTCGCGGAAGGCGCACGCCTCGGCGGTGCAGCCCGGCGTGTCGTCCTTCGGATAGAAGTACAGCACGACCACCCGCTCGCCGAGCCGGTCCCGGAGTCGGACCGGGCTCCCCGACTGCGCGGGGAGCGTGAAGTCGGGGGCCGTGTCGCCGACCCCGATACCGCGTGTACCGCGTGCCATGTCGATCCTCTTCGCTCGGGTGGACGACCGTCGCCGCGAGCCTACCGAACGCGGCTCGGCGCGACACCGGCACGCCGTCGGCCGAACGCGCACCGGATGCGGCGCCGCGCGGCGGGTAGGACCCTGTCGGTCGCGCCGACGCACGGCCTCGGCACGTTCACCACGAGTCAGGAGTCCCCAGTGGAACCCGTCGTCCTCCCGCACACGATCCGCGGCGCCGGTCCGCACGGCGTCCTCGCCCTGCACGGCTGGTTCGGCGACCGCGCCTCCTTCGAGCCGCTGCTGGCCCACGCCGACGGCGAGCGCTTCACCTACGCCGCCCCCGACCAGCGGGGCTACGGCGACGCGCGGGGCATCGAGGGCGGGTACACCACCGCGGAGGTCGCGGCCGACGCCCTGGCCCTGGCCGACCACCTGGGGTGGACGACCTTCTCCGTCGTCGGCCACTCCATGGGCGGCAAGGTCGCCCAGAACATCGTCGCCCTCGCCCCGGAGCGGGTCCGCGCGATCGTGGGCGTCTCCCCGGTCCCCGCCGCCGGCGCGGGCCTGGACTCCGACGCCTGGGCCCTCTTCCGCGGGGCCGTGGACGACCCGTCCGCGCGGCGCGCCATCATCAACCTCACCACCGGGGACCGGCTCCCGGCGGTGTGGCTGGAAGCCATGGTCGCCACGTCCCTGGCGCGATCGACCACGGCCGCGTTCGCCGCCTACCTCGAGGACTGGGCGGGGACGGACTTCCACGAGTCCGTCAAGGGCAGCCCGGTGCCCGCGCTCGCGGTCGCCGGGGCGCACGACCCCGCGCTGTCCCCCGACGTCATGCGCGCCACGTGGATGGAGTGGTTCCCCAACGCCCGGCTGTGCGTGCTCCAGGACGCCGGACACTACGCGATGGACGAGACGCCGCTCGCGCTGCTGGCGGCCGTGGAGGACTTCCTGGCCTCGGCCGGCGCCGCCGGCTGACACCGGGCACGCCGCCCGGCGTGGTCGTGGTGGCGGGCCCGCCGGGCGCGGTGTCGGCGGAGGCGGCGTTCACCGGTCCGCTCCGGCCCGACGGGTCCGCTCGGGAATCCCGGCCAGCACCGACTTCTGCAGCGCCTCCAGCGGCCCCGCCCCGAACCGGCGCAGCCACGGCGTCGCGACCGCCAGGAACAGCAGTGACACCGCGGCCCAGAGCGCCATCACCCACCACGGGCCCGCCCCCGCCAGACTCGTGGCCAGCCCCAGGCCGAAGCCGTAGCAGACCAGGACGCAGATGACGTTCTGCAGCACGTAGCCGGACATGGCCATCCGGCCCAGGGAGGAGAACGCGGTGACGACCGCCCCCGCCGGGTTCACCCGGTCGAGCAGCCATCCGACCAGGCCGACGTAGCCGAGCGCCACGACCGGCGCGGCCACGTAGCGGTCGACGAAGAACAGGTCCGGCCCCATCAGGGCCACCGCCGCGTTCAGCGGCACCCCGATCCCCAGGCCCCACACGAGCATCCGCGCGCGGATACGGCGCCCGGTCCCGTCGGACCCGAAAGCCCCGGCCCGCAAGAGGCGCACACCCAGCAGGAACATGAACAGGAGCAGCCCGAACGAGATGATCGGCTCCGCCCGCAGCCACAGGGCGTTGTCGAGGCGGAAGAGCACCTGGTCCAGGTAGCTCCCCTCGGCGTAGAGTGCCACGACCTCGGGCGGAACGCCGACGGACGACGGGTCCTCGGCCGCCGGGCGCAGCGCCAGGGCCGCCGTCAGCAGGCCGACGACCGCCAGGTGCAGGGACGCCGCCGTCCACATCACGGCCGTCCGGACGCGCCGGGACCTGGTCAGCAGCCAGGCGACGAGCAGCGAGACGACCGCGTACCCCATGAGGACGTCCGCGGCGAAGACCAGCGTGAAGTGCACGAGGCCCTCGGTGAACAGGAACAGCGCCCGCCACCTGTAGCGGCCGGGCCAGCGGGCGCCGTGCTCGGCGGCCGACCGGAACTGGATGGCAAGGCCCACCCCGAACAGCAGGGTCAGCATGCCGAGGAACTTGCCGTTGGCCGCGAGGAAGAAGAGCCCCCGCGCCAGGCCGTCGAGGGACGGGTCCGCCGCGAACGCGCCCATGGGGCTCATCGCGTCGCTCTCGAAGAGCATGACGCTCTCGCCGCCCTCGGCGGTGAAGAGCCACACGTTCGAGGCGAGGGTGCCCAGGATCGCGACGCCGCGCAGGACGTCGATCAGGGGGAGTCGGGTCCCGGGGCGGGAGGCCTCCTCGCCCCGGGGCGTGGGTGTGGTCGGGCTGGTCATACGGCCGCCTTGCGCGTGGTCGGGAGGGTGGTCACGGGCTCTCGGGGGCCAGGAGGAGCCGGTCGAGGTAGGTGTGCAGCGCGGCACGGACCGCGTCCCGCGAGAAGTCGTCCCCGCCGGTGACGAGGTGGTGGATGGACAGGCCGTCCACGAAAGCGACGAGTCCGGCCGCCTCGGTCCGGCTGTCCAGGCCGAGCCGGAACTCCCCCAGCCGCACGCCCTCGTCCAGCGCCTGGACGAGGGCGCCCAGGAGCTGGTCGGTGGTGTCCTTGTGCAGGCGGGCCATCTCCGGATCGGTCTTCGTGGCCGGGAGGTACTCCAGCCAGACGGTGATCTCCCGGTGCCGCTGGTCGTCGAGCGGCAGCAGGGTCTCCGTGGCCCGGAACAGCCAGTCCCGTACCGAGCGGACCGGCTCCGGGCCCTCCGAGACCGCCCGGAGACGTGCCTCCGCCTGCTTGTACAGGTGGTCCACGCCGAAGCGCAGCAACTGGGACTTGGTGCGGAAGTAGCTCTGCACCAGGCCGATCGACACCCCCGCCTCCTCGGCGACGTCGGCGAGGGTGGTCCGCGCCAGCCCCCGCCGCCCCACCGTTCGCAGGAGTGCCTCGGCGACCTGCCGCCGCCGCTCTTCGTGGTCCGCCGTCCGTGCCATGGGAAAAATAATACGGCAATATTTTTGCTTGCCGAGCCGTCCCCCTGGCCGGATCCGGCCACCCGCGGATCGGCCCCGGAAGCCTCCGGACGCTCCACCCGCGCCGCCCACGCGGCCGGGGCTATCCTGGGCGCGCCGACCGTTCCGGCGCGGCACCCGGACCCCCAGCACGGAGTGGACCAGGCATGGGCATCGAACACGACGGCGCCGCCGCGGTCGCGCACGGCGACCGGCCCCTGCGCGCCGACGCGCGCCGCAACCGCGAGCGCGTCCTGAAGGTCGCGCAGGAGGTGTTCGCCACCGAGGGACTGTCCGTACCGGTCCACGAGATCGCCCGCCGCGCGGGCGTGGGCACCGGCACCGTCAGCCGCCACTTCCCCACCAAGCGGGCGCTGTTCCGGGCGATCCTGCTGGAGCGCCTGTACTCGTACGTGCGCCGTGCGGACGACCTGTGCGACAGCGACGACCCCGGCGGCGCGTTCTTCTCCTACTTCGCGTTCCTGGTCCGCGAGGGCGGCATGGACCGCGGGCTGGCCGAGGCCCTGAGCGGCCCCGGCTTCGACAAGCACGCGATCGTGTCGAACTCCGACTACGACGTCGCCGGCGCGCTGGGCCGCCTGCTCGTGCGCGCCCAGGACGCCGGGGCGGTCCGTGCCGACGTGACGACCGACGACGCCATGGCCCTGCTGGTGGCCTGCCTGTCCCGGCCGACCGACGAGGACGACGGCGGTTCCGCGCGCCGGCGCCTCGTCGACATCGCCTGCCAGGGCATGCGGGCGGCCATGCCCTAGGGAAGGGGCACGCGCGGGCCCGGGCGCGCCCGGCACCGGCCCGCGCGCCCCGAAGGAGAGCCCCCTTGTCCGGTATCACCCGACGCTCCGGCCTGCTGCTGGGCGGCGCCGCGCTGCTGTCCGCCGCCGCCGGCGCGCCCGACCGGCCGTGGGCGGAGTGGGACGTCGCGGTGATCGGCGCGGGCGTCACCGGCCTGTCGGCGGCCCGCAACCTGGCCGACCACGGTCTGCGGGTGGTCGTGCTGGAGGCGCGCGACCGGATCGGCGGCCAGCTGTACACCGACCACGGCTTCACCTCGGTCCCGGTGGAGCTGGGCGCCGGTCTGATCCACGGTGCCGCGGCCTCGACCTGGGAACTCGTGGACTGGGCCGGGGCGGAGACCGTCCGGGTCCGGTCCGAGCCGCGCGCGGCCCCGGGCACGTCCGTCGACGGCGCCGCACCGCCCCGGGAGGACGAGAGCGCGGCCGACTACCTGCGTCGCCTGGGCGTCCCGGAGTCGGACTGGCCGCCGGTGTCGGACGAGAACGAACCGCTGTCGCGGTGGAGCGCCGCCTGGATGGTCGAGCGGGGCGAGTTCGACTGGTGGTCGGCGCCCCGCGCGGACTTCCGGGTGGTCGGCGGCTACGACCGGTTGCTCGCCCCGCTGGCGTACGGCCTCCGGATCGACCTCGGCCGGCGGGTGCGGGCGGTGCGGTGGTCGGGCGGGGGCGTGGAGCTGGTCGTGAGCGGCCCCGGCGGCACGGAGCGGGTCCGGGCCCGCCGGTGCGTTGCCACCTTGCCGATCCGTGTGCTCAGGGCGGCGGACGTGGCCTTCGATCCCCCGCTGCCCGCCGCGCACCGCGACGCGATCGCGGCCCTGGACGCCACCGACGCCGTCAAGCTGCTGATGGAGTTCGACCGTCCGGTCCTGCCCGCCGACGCCGACACCCTGGCGTGGGACGGGGACCTCGATGTCTGGTCGGTCTCGCGCCTGTCGCCGACCGCGCCCGAGGTGGTGTCGGTGTGGGCCGCCGGCGAGGCCGCCCGCGCCCTGCTGGCGCTGCCGGAGGACGACCGGTTCGACGCGGGGCTGCGCGCCCTGGGCGAGGCCGCCGGGCAGGCGCCGCCCGATCCGGTGCGCCGCACCACGCACGACTGGACGCGCGATCCGCACAGCCGTGGCGCCTACCTGTACGTGCCGCCCGGCGCGCACGACGCCCCGGCCGCGCTCGCCGCACCGGTGGGCGGGGTCCTGTTCTTCGCCGGGGAGGCGACCACCGGGGAGAACACCGTGGAGGGGGCCTACGACAGCGGCTACGACGCCACGGACGGGCTGCTCGCCGACCTGTGAGCCGCGAATCGGGACGGTCGCGACCCGGCCCTTGACCTCAACATTGCTTGAGGAAGGAGAGTGGGGCCGTACACGAGACACGGACCCGGGAGTGACGAGATGCGCGCAGTCGTGGTGGAGGAGTTCGGCGGACCCGAGGTGCTGGTGGCCCGGGAGGTGCCCGACCCGGTCGCGGGGCCGGGCCAGGTCCTGGTGGACGTGGTGGCGGCCAACGTGATGTTCCTGGACACCCTGGTCCGCCGGGGCTGGGGCGCGGACTTCTTCGACACCGCCCCGCCCTACGTGCCGGGCAGCGGGATCGTGGGACGGGTCGCCGCCGTGGGCGCGGGCGTCGACGCGTCCTGGACCGGGGCGGTGGTGATGGCCGACACCGGCACGTCCGATCCGGAGACCGGGCTCACACGTGCCCCGACCGGCGGGTACGCCGCGAAGGCGGTCGTGGGCGCCGACGAGCTGATCCGGGTGCCGGACGGCCTGGACCCGCGGACCGCGCTGGCCGTCCTGCACGACGGGCCCACGGCCCTGCAGCTGGCGGAGGCCGCGCGGATCGAACGCGGAGCGTGGGTGCTCGTGGCCGCGGCCACGGGCGGCGCCGGGAGCCTGGTCGTGCAGCTGGCCCGGGCGGCCGGGGCCCGTGTGGTCGGCGCGGCCCGGGGCGCGGCCAAGCTCGCGCTCGCCCGCGAGCTGGGCGCGCTGGAGACCGTGGACTACACCGAGCCCGACTGGGTCGCCGAGGCGGTCGCGCTGACCGGCGGCGGGGCCGCGGTGGTCCTGGACGGCGCGGGCGGGGCCCTGGGCACGGCCGCGTTCGGCGCCGTGGCCGACGGCGGCCGCTTCGTCAGCTACGGCACGTCCAACGGCGAGTTCACCGAGGTGCCCGAGGGCGAGGCCGAGCGGCGGGGCGTGTCCGTGACCGGCCTGTTCGACCTGCCGCCGCTCCCGCCGGCGGACAAGCGCGCGGCGACCGCCCGCGCCCTGGACCTGGTCGCCGAGGGCACGCTCCGCCCGCACGTGGGCGCGACCTTCCCGCTGGAGCGGGCGGCCGAGGCGCACACCGGGCTGGAGGAGCGCACCACCTTGGGCAAGTCGCTGCTGGTGGTGTGACGCGCCGGCGCCGCCCACCGGCTCGTCCGACCGCGAACCGGCAGGTCCCGTACGTGTGATGCAATATGCAACGGATTCGCTCGACCGGGTCCGGACACCGCAGTCTGCATCGAGGAAGGAAGGTCGGCACGAGATGACCAACCGCGCGTACGTGATCGCAGGGTCGGAGGCCACCGGCGGCGCCGGCATCCAGGCCGACCTCAAGGCCTTCCAGGAGCTCGG from Nocardiopsis aegyptia harbors:
- a CDS encoding zinc-binding dehydrogenase — protein: MRAVVVEEFGGPEVLVAREVPDPVAGPGQVLVDVVAANVMFLDTLVRRGWGADFFDTAPPYVPGSGIVGRVAAVGAGVDASWTGAVVMADTGTSDPETGLTRAPTGGYAAKAVVGADELIRVPDGLDPRTALAVLHDGPTALQLAEAARIERGAWVLVAAATGGAGSLVVQLARAAGARVVGAARGAAKLALARELGALETVDYTEPDWVAEAVALTGGGAAVVLDGAGGALGTAAFGAVADGGRFVSYGTSNGEFTEVPEGEAERRGVSVTGLFDLPPLPPADKRAATARALDLVAEGTLRPHVGATFPLERAAEAHTGLEERTTLGKSLLVV
- a CDS encoding ATP-binding cassette domain-containing protein, which gives rise to MTQPTPPMAVTVTGLRKSYGDHVVLDGVDLEIPAGTVFSLLGPNGAGKTTIVKILSTLIGADCGRARVLGHDVATEPDAVRAAIGVTGQYSAVDGLLTGRENLMLMARLNRLGRARGRSRATELLEYFDLADAARKPASTYSGGMRRRLDLAMTLVGEPRLIFLDEPTTGLDPRSRRDMWQIVRDLVADGVTVFLTTQYLEEADQLADRIAVLDHGRIVAQGTAAELKRRIPGGHVRLRFNEADELESAARALGGEADTDALALRVPGGGVASLRDLLDRLDSASITPEELSVETPALDDVFLALTGHRGADDNRQKVNR
- a CDS encoding peroxiredoxin, which translates into the protein MARGTRGIGVGDTAPDFTLPAQSGSPVRLRDRLGERVVVLYFYPKDDTPGCTAEACAFRDSHEVFAEAGAEVIGISSDSVDRHAAFAGRHGLPFTLLSDEGGAVRKRYGVPSVLGLLPGRVTYVIDRQGTVRHVFNSMTVIDKHVKEALEVVRGLAPVED
- a CDS encoding DUF418 domain-containing protein, yielding MTSPTTPTPRGEEASRPGTRLPLIDVLRGVAILGTLASNVWLFTAEGGESVMLFESDAMSPMGAFAADPSLDGLARGLFFLAANGKFLGMLTLLFGVGLAIQFRSAAEHGARWPGRYRWRALFLFTEGLVHFTLVFAADVLMGYAVVSLLVAWLLTRSRRVRTAVMWTAASLHLAVVGLLTAALALRPAAEDPSSVGVPPEVVALYAEGSYLDQVLFRLDNALWLRAEPIISFGLLLFMFLLGVRLLRAGAFGSDGTGRRIRARMLVWGLGIGVPLNAAVALMGPDLFFVDRYVAAPVVALGYVGLVGWLLDRVNPAGAVVTAFSSLGRMAMSGYVLQNVICVLVCYGFGLGLATSLAGAGPWWVMALWAAVSLLFLAVATPWLRRFGAGPLEALQKSVLAGIPERTRRAGADR
- a CDS encoding histidine kinase; this encodes MDLMPYVDELRRQLLVAAEAGDEDTRVIAERLTAALEPAARLTLLDTLSAAADEITRDLAPGSVEVRLRGRQTDFIVTSPDFDDVTEGGPTAPAHEGDAGDDRRALAAQLRADAEEGGTSRITLRMPDRLKPLVEEAARAEGLSVNAWLVRAVATSLDTGRRRPETRARQVGRGYTGWVR
- a CDS encoding TetR/AcrR family transcriptional regulator, encoding MGIEHDGAAAVAHGDRPLRADARRNRERVLKVAQEVFATEGLSVPVHEIARRAGVGTGTVSRHFPTKRALFRAILLERLYSYVRRADDLCDSDDPGGAFFSYFAFLVREGGMDRGLAEALSGPGFDKHAIVSNSDYDVAGALGRLLVRAQDAGAVRADVTTDDAMALLVACLSRPTDEDDGGSARRRLVDIACQGMRAAMP
- a CDS encoding TetR/AcrR family transcriptional regulator, whose product is MARTADHEERRRQVAEALLRTVGRRGLARTTLADVAEEAGVSIGLVQSYFRTKSQLLRFGVDHLYKQAEARLRAVSEGPEPVRSVRDWLFRATETLLPLDDQRHREITVWLEYLPATKTDPEMARLHKDTTDQLLGALVQALDEGVRLGEFRLGLDSRTEAAGLVAFVDGLSIHHLVTGGDDFSRDAVRAALHTYLDRLLLAPESP
- a CDS encoding ferredoxin; translation: MRIGVDRSRCIGAGMCALTAPEVFDQDTGDGRVLTLDAAPEGAAAEAARRAVGLCPSGALSEVPPTRENRDRT
- a CDS encoding alpha/beta fold hydrolase, whose amino-acid sequence is MEPVVLPHTIRGAGPHGVLALHGWFGDRASFEPLLAHADGERFTYAAPDQRGYGDARGIEGGYTTAEVAADALALADHLGWTTFSVVGHSMGGKVAQNIVALAPERVRAIVGVSPVPAAGAGLDSDAWALFRGAVDDPSARRAIINLTTGDRLPAVWLEAMVATSLARSTTAAFAAYLEDWAGTDFHESVKGSPVPALAVAGAHDPALSPDVMRATWMEWFPNARLCVLQDAGHYAMDETPLALLAAVEDFLASAGAAG
- a CDS encoding flavin monoamine oxidase family protein; the encoded protein is MSGITRRSGLLLGGAALLSAAAGAPDRPWAEWDVAVIGAGVTGLSAARNLADHGLRVVVLEARDRIGGQLYTDHGFTSVPVELGAGLIHGAAASTWELVDWAGAETVRVRSEPRAAPGTSVDGAAPPREDESAADYLRRLGVPESDWPPVSDENEPLSRWSAAWMVERGEFDWWSAPRADFRVVGGYDRLLAPLAYGLRIDLGRRVRAVRWSGGGVELVVSGPGGTERVRARRCVATLPIRVLRAADVAFDPPLPAAHRDAIAALDATDAVKLLMEFDRPVLPADADTLAWDGDLDVWSVSRLSPTAPEVVSVWAAGEAARALLALPEDDRFDAGLRALGEAAGQAPPDPVRRTTHDWTRDPHSRGAYLYVPPGAHDAPAALAAPVGGVLFFAGEATTGENTVEGAYDSGYDATDGLLADL
- a CDS encoding DUF4097 family beta strand repeat-containing protein, with amino-acid sequence MPTFDTPEPITADLTVVAGNLQITAGGGTETTVEVRPRAEHKDVDVRAAEQVEVDFAGGRLEVRDPQPSGLGRVIGRKGMVDITVELPAGSRVRATCGFGGIRCEGRLGAAEISVPNGNITVDAVSGNAELTTGHGWVRAEEIDGSAVVKSTGGALTLGTVAGDLRANSAHGDVTADRVGGSVTARTTHGGIRLGQVEAGSVDVETSYGELEIGVREGTAAWLDAVSKKGVVRSALEASDAPAPTERTVEVRARSVWGDILVRRS
- a CDS encoding cytochrome P450, with product MSEPVHTLTTMPTERRPGCPFDPPPELADARRHSPISRFTFANGKPGWVVTGYDLVRSVLADTRFSSRKEFMRHHPTIDYGDIQVPPAPPGEFLLMDEPQHGRYRKPLVGKFTVRRMRQLAERVERITADRLDAMEQAGPPTDLVTAFAKPIPAIVICELLGVPYEDRDFFQDRIDTFLGGEVSDEVLTEAYTGVQAYLAELVAAKRANPTDDILSDLTDGDLTDEELKGMALILLTAGFDTTANMLALGTFALLENPAQLAALRADPGLVDGAVEELLRYLSVGAKFYRTALEDVELGGVTIGAGDPIVLSLSTANRDPEHFPEPDALDLRRRNGGHLAFSHGIHQCLGQQLARVELRVALPALFDRFPTLRLAVPADEVEVRPEAADIHGVKSLPVTWDV